Proteins from a single region of Cyanobium sp. Tous-M-B4:
- the pheS gene encoding phenylalanine--tRNA ligase subunit alpha, translating to MSATVSLQQLTDQLQALESQAAAEISTASTAAELEELRVGLLGKKGRLSGVLGAMGKLPGDERPLIGQRANVLKEQVQALLGERLTAVKSAAMAERLAGETIDVTAACSFTPPGHRHPLISTIEEIVDIFAGLGYRVSEGPEIESDYYNFTALNIPEHHPARDMQDTFYLGDSQLLRTHTSPVQIRYLENNPPPVRVVAPGRVYRRDAVDATHSPVFHQVEVLAIDEGLDFSHLRGTVTAFLQQFFGDLPVRFRASYFPFTEPSAEVDVQWRGRWLEVMGCGMVDPAVLTGMGLDPERWSGFAAGLGVERFCMVRHGIDDIRRLYTSDLRFLEQF from the coding sequence GTGAGCGCCACCGTTTCCCTGCAGCAGCTCACCGACCAGCTCCAGGCGCTGGAAAGCCAGGCTGCAGCAGAGATATCCACCGCCAGCACCGCTGCTGAACTGGAAGAACTTCGAGTGGGACTGCTCGGCAAGAAGGGGCGCCTTTCTGGCGTTCTTGGAGCCATGGGCAAGCTGCCTGGCGATGAGAGGCCCCTGATCGGCCAAAGGGCCAACGTGCTCAAAGAGCAGGTGCAGGCGCTCCTTGGCGAGCGACTTACGGCCGTGAAAAGCGCCGCCATGGCCGAGCGTCTCGCCGGCGAAACCATTGACGTCACAGCGGCTTGCAGCTTCACGCCGCCGGGCCACCGCCACCCCTTAATCAGCACGATCGAGGAGATCGTCGACATCTTTGCCGGCCTGGGATATCGGGTGTCGGAGGGGCCGGAGATCGAGAGCGACTACTACAACTTCACGGCCCTCAACATCCCCGAGCATCACCCCGCCCGGGACATGCAGGACACCTTTTATCTGGGCGATAGCCAGCTGCTGCGCACCCACACCTCGCCCGTGCAGATCCGCTACCTGGAGAACAACCCACCGCCGGTGCGGGTAGTCGCCCCAGGGCGGGTGTATCGCCGCGACGCCGTGGATGCCACCCACTCGCCGGTGTTCCACCAGGTGGAGGTGCTGGCGATTGATGAGGGGTTGGACTTCAGCCACCTGCGCGGCACCGTCACGGCCTTTCTGCAGCAGTTCTTCGGCGACCTACCGGTGCGCTTTCGGGCCAGCTACTTCCCCTTCACCGAGCCCAGCGCCGAAGTGGATGTGCAGTGGCGTGGTCGCTGGCTAGAGGTGATGGGCTGCGGCATGGTCGACCCGGCCGTACTCACCGGTATGGGCCTTGATCCAGAGCGCTGGAGCGGCTTTGCCGCTG
- the surE gene encoding 5'/3'-nucleotidase SurE produces MAPLKILISNDDGVFAEGIRTLANAALARGHQVSVVCPDQERSATGHGLTLQTPIRAERADELFDDGVQAWACSGTPSDCVKLALFSLLDEWPDLVLSGINHGPNLGTDVLYSGTVSAAMEGTIEGLPALAVSSADFQWRQFAPAARLALDVAERMLAEGWPSNMLLNLNVPPRPAEAIGELRWCNSAVRRYTDQFEQRVDPRGRSYYWLAGEVVNDLEAQVSGPAAWPTDVAQINAGGVSLTPLQPDIFWRGRTADLPVW; encoded by the coding sequence ATGGCACCGCTCAAGATCCTGATCAGCAACGACGACGGGGTCTTCGCTGAAGGCATTCGCACCCTGGCCAATGCGGCCCTGGCCCGCGGCCACCAGGTGAGTGTGGTGTGTCCTGACCAGGAGCGCTCCGCTACGGGCCACGGTCTCACCCTGCAGACCCCTATCCGGGCGGAGCGGGCTGATGAGTTGTTCGATGATGGCGTCCAGGCCTGGGCCTGCAGCGGCACCCCCTCCGACTGCGTCAAGCTCGCCCTGTTTTCCTTGCTGGATGAGTGGCCGGATCTGGTGCTCTCCGGTATCAACCATGGTCCAAACCTGGGCACCGACGTGCTCTATTCCGGCACGGTGAGTGCGGCGATGGAGGGCACGATTGAGGGCCTTCCCGCCCTGGCAGTAAGCAGTGCCGACTTTCAATGGCGCCAATTTGCGCCTGCGGCACGCCTCGCCCTCGATGTGGCTGAGCGAATGCTGGCGGAGGGCTGGCCGAGCAACATGTTGCTCAACCTCAATGTGCCGCCCCGGCCGGCAGAGGCGATTGGAGAGCTGCGCTGGTGCAATTCAGCGGTGCGCCGCTACACCGACCAGTTCGAGCAGCGGGTAGACCCCCGCGGCCGCAGCTACTACTGGCTGGCGGGGGAGGTGGTCAACGATCTGGAGGCCCAGGTGTCGGGGCCGGCGGCCTGGCCCACCGATGTGGCCCAGATCAATGCCGGTGGGGTCTCGCTGACGCCGCTCCAACCGGACATCTTCTGGCGGGGTCGCACGGCTGATCTGCCGGTTTGGTGA